The following proteins come from a genomic window of Synergistaceae bacterium:
- a CDS encoding tripartite tricarboxylate transporter TctB family protein, whose translation MFKRNDWIFGLISIALACAVLYFSQELKSIQSMDPAGPSAMPTIIAWAMLAIGVLHVAGALNIIKKTPAPANREKEGGLFKVAVVCAICAAYWWWLDEVGYLIMTPLLIFGVMTTVGVRNLKKLLAMSLGTTTVLFCIFYYALQVRMPLGVLGKFFE comes from the coding sequence TTGTTTAAACGAAACGACTGGATTTTCGGTCTGATTTCCATCGCTCTGGCCTGCGCTGTTTTGTATTTCAGTCAGGAGCTCAAAAGCATCCAGTCCATGGATCCCGCGGGGCCGAGCGCGATGCCGACGATCATCGCCTGGGCCATGCTGGCCATTGGCGTTTTGCACGTGGCGGGAGCCCTCAATATCATCAAAAAGACTCCCGCCCCGGCCAACAGGGAAAAAGAGGGCGGCCTTTTCAAAGTTGCCGTCGTCTGTGCGATCTGCGCGGCTTACTGGTGGTGGCTCGACGAAGTGGGGTATCTTATCATGACGCCTCTTTTGATCTTCGGCGTTATGACCACCGTGGGCGTACGCAATTTGAAGAAGCTGCTCGCCATGTCGTTAGGGACTACAACCGTCCTTTTCTGTATTTTTTACTATGCCCTCCAGGTTCGTATGCCTTTGGGGGTTCTGGGCAAATTTTTCGAGTGA
- a CDS encoding tripartite tricarboxylate transporter substrate binding protein, with the protein MCRNRKFIALFLVAASLIVCVAPFQAEAAWPEKRIEMIWHSAGSGGDIFLRSLAKAMEGKVPVPVIVNNITGASGANSWNHVARSKPDGYTIQGVSSTFIASPIVNNMKVSFRDFDAVARMFVDAVAIYVSAESPYKTLGDFIEDAKKRPGELSITGGTAGNIEFIATRQLMKEAGVNVSVVPFEGGGDGVIAVLGGHVTAGVGEFAEMSSSVDGGKIRILATFNKIPGFDYQTVAEAGFPQVTIEKFRGLIVPKGTPKEVIATLAGYFRAAMDEPGFKTYYESNHLVPAFLEGEAFYKVMEAQDKAIRESLGKK; encoded by the coding sequence ATGTGCAGAAATAGGAAGTTCATCGCGTTGTTTCTGGTCGCCGCCTCGTTGATAGTCTGTGTCGCGCCTTTTCAGGCCGAAGCGGCCTGGCCGGAGAAGCGTATCGAAATGATCTGGCATTCGGCGGGCTCGGGCGGGGATATTTTCCTTCGTTCTCTGGCCAAAGCGATGGAGGGCAAAGTTCCTGTTCCCGTTATCGTCAACAACATCACCGGCGCCTCGGGCGCCAATTCCTGGAACCACGTGGCGCGTTCCAAGCCCGACGGATATACCATTCAGGGCGTGTCTTCCACGTTTATCGCGAGCCCCATCGTCAATAACATGAAAGTCAGCTTCAGGGACTTCGATGCAGTGGCGCGGATGTTCGTCGATGCGGTGGCGATCTACGTTTCGGCCGAATCTCCCTACAAGACGCTGGGAGACTTCATTGAGGACGCGAAGAAGCGCCCAGGTGAGCTGTCCATCACGGGCGGCACAGCTGGCAACATTGAGTTCATCGCCACCCGTCAGCTGATGAAGGAGGCGGGCGTCAACGTCTCCGTCGTACCTTTTGAAGGCGGCGGCGACGGAGTTATTGCCGTGCTTGGCGGTCATGTGACGGCCGGAGTTGGCGAATTCGCGGAAATGTCCTCGTCGGTGGATGGAGGCAAGATCAGAATTCTCGCCACCTTCAACAAAATTCCCGGTTTCGACTATCAAACCGTCGCCGAGGCGGGATTCCCTCAGGTCACCATCGAAAAATTCCGCGGTCTCATCGTTCCCAAAGGTACGCCGAAGGAAGTGATCGCCACGCTGGCCGGGTACTTCAGGGCGGCCATGGACGAGCCCGGTTTCAAAACCTATTACGAGTCCAACCATTTGGTCCCGGCTTTTCTGGAGGGAGAAGCATTCTACAAAGTCATGGAAGCTCAGGACAAAGCCATTCGTGAGTCCCTGGGGAAAAAATAG